A part of Paenibacillus sp. sptzw28 genomic DNA contains:
- a CDS encoding cyclase family protein — protein MSIDSFIFTQVKILDIPKKDDELIEKSDLAPFAEHITGTDLLIIRTGFGELRVSDPISFGNRNPGFAASAGEYLMEFETLRAIGMDLPSAVAAEKLPNSWVLYFGSQKHNT, from the coding sequence ATGTCTATAGACAGCTTTATATTTACGCAAGTGAAAATTCTCGATATACCCAAGAAAGACGATGAGTTAATTGAAAAATCCGACCTCGCGCCTTTTGCCGAACATATCACCGGTACGGATTTACTGATCATTCGGACGGGATTCGGCGAACTACGCGTTTCGGATCCGATTAGCTTCGGTAACCGCAACCCGGGCTTTGCCGCTTCGGCCGGCGAATATTTAATGGAATTTGAAACGCTTCGCGCCATTGGGATGGATCTGCCATCCGCTGTTGCGGCTGAGAAATTACCTAACTCATGGGTTCTTTATTTCGGATCGCAAAAACATAATACATAG
- a CDS encoding ATP-binding cassette domain-containing protein has product MAVWKRISNLGWISDIKRNQLTNNMVSKLVIKAKDVNRPVSSLSGGNQQKVVLGKWLSTSPKILLLDDPTRGKSLY; this is encoded by the coding sequence ATGGCTGTTTGGAAACGAATTTCTAATCTCGGCTGGATATCCGATATCAAGCGCAATCAGCTTACCAATAATATGGTCTCCAAGCTTGTCATAAAAGCAAAAGATGTGAACCGCCCCGTTAGCAGCCTAAGCGGTGGGAATCAACAAAAGGTTGTGCTTGGAAAATGGTTGTCGACCAGTCCCAAAATTCTTCTGCTTGACGATCCGACCCGGGGTAAAAGTCTCTATTAA